The following proteins are co-located in the Pedobacter frigiditerrae genome:
- a CDS encoding DUF1684 domain-containing protein, whose protein sequence is MKYLIVLFLLISSTGFAQSYKEQIAKHREEYKADFIKDTRSPLKEADLKHLHFYNADSSYKVSAEVILLENQKVFKMPTYAGTTADYIRYANLKFELNGKPLQLTLYKSIALSANPAYKDYLFLPFTDQTNKKETYGGGRYIDLKSTEINKGRIELDFNKAYNPYCAYSDGYRCPIPPEENDLATSILAGEKLFTGEKKHN, encoded by the coding sequence ATGAAATACCTTATCGTTTTATTCTTATTAATCAGTTCTACTGGTTTCGCTCAAAGCTATAAAGAGCAAATTGCAAAACACAGAGAAGAATATAAAGCTGACTTTATTAAAGATACCCGCTCGCCATTAAAAGAGGCTGATTTAAAGCATTTGCATTTTTACAATGCAGATAGTAGTTATAAAGTTTCAGCAGAAGTAATATTATTGGAAAACCAGAAAGTATTTAAGATGCCTACTTATGCAGGTACAACTGCAGATTATATTCGTTATGCAAACTTAAAGTTCGAGTTAAATGGTAAACCATTACAATTAACGCTATATAAAAGCATTGCTCTTTCTGCTAATCCTGCTTACAAAGATTATCTTTTCTTACCATTTACCGATCAAACCAATAAAAAGGAAACTTATGGTGGGGGTCGTTATATCGATTTAAAATCTACAGAAATTAATAAAGGTAGAATTGAGTTGGATTTTAATAAAGCCTATAATCCCTATTGTGCCTATAGCGATGGATACAGATGCCCAATTCCACCAGAAGAAAACGATCTAGCTACTTCAATTTTAGCTGGAGAGAAATTATTTACTGGAGAAAAGAAACATAATTAA
- a CDS encoding DUF6498-containing protein produces the protein MKSNLFSALIPSSSNAFIWLNSILMLVGIFVLGWKPEVVIVAYLLETIIIGIIHVFKLLIVLLYGDKHLIDQSEKNIFSGFTVIPFFIIHYFFFIFVQSIFIFVMLGDMLPSKNESFNVFGNYAYLLSQHDVFMAFLTLAFSNVAMTFKNFILPGEFRKTTTSKLYFQPYVRIFIQQFVAIFAWFFMFFISSALAAALMIIGFRLIVDLFLNKASMNKDFKAMLVSRLKKNQKLEDAEQTEKSFDSFLEK, from the coding sequence ATGAAATCCAATCTTTTTAGCGCTCTAATTCCTAGTTCTTCAAATGCATTTATCTGGCTCAACTCCATATTAATGTTAGTTGGAATTTTTGTGCTCGGTTGGAAGCCAGAAGTAGTTATCGTGGCTTATCTATTAGAAACTATAATTATTGGTATAATCCACGTTTTTAAATTATTAATTGTACTACTTTATGGCGATAAGCATTTGATTGACCAATCTGAAAAAAATATTTTTAGTGGTTTTACAGTGATTCCCTTTTTTATCATCCATTACTTCTTTTTCATTTTTGTTCAATCCATTTTTATTTTTGTCATGCTCGGAGACATGCTTCCAAGTAAAAATGAATCTTTTAATGTTTTTGGGAATTATGCCTATTTATTGTCACAACACGATGTTTTTATGGCATTCCTAACATTGGCCTTTAGTAACGTAGCAATGACTTTTAAAAACTTTATTTTGCCTGGAGAATTTAGAAAAACAACCACTAGCAAACTGTATTTTCAGCCTTACGTTCGTATTTTTATCCAACAGTTTGTGGCCATTTTCGCTTGGTTCTTTATGTTTTTCATTAGTAGTGCACTGGCCGCCGCCCTAATGATTATCGGTTTCAGATTAATTGTCGACCTTTTCTTAAACAAGGCCAGTATGAATAAAGATTTCAAAGCAATGCTAGTGAGCAGACTTAAAAAGAACCAGAAACTAGAAGATGCTGAGCAAACTGAAAAGAGCTTTGATTCTTTTTTAGAGAAGTAA
- a CDS encoding DUF1573 domain-containing protein, producing the protein MKKLILLFTMILGFGVAANAQTKPAEFKFDTEVHNFGDIALGKPVSFTFNFTNTGEAPLIISKVETTCGCTVSEYTQTPVKSGEKGFVKVTLTPSGPALPFNKGITLTSNARTATKVLVIKGKYVEGNTK; encoded by the coding sequence ATGAAAAAGTTAATTTTGTTATTTACCATGATATTAGGTTTTGGTGTTGCAGCAAATGCTCAAACCAAACCAGCTGAGTTTAAATTTGATACCGAAGTGCATAACTTTGGAGACATTGCATTAGGCAAACCAGTTTCTTTTACCTTTAATTTTACCAATACCGGAGAGGCTCCTTTAATTATCTCTAAAGTGGAGACTACATGTGGTTGTACTGTATCAGAATACACACAAACACCTGTTAAAAGTGGTGAAAAAGGTTTTGTAAAAGTTACTTTAACCCCATCAGGACCAGCATTACCATTTAATAAAGGTATTACCTTAACTTCAAATGCCAGAACAGCTACAAAGGTGCTGGTAATTAAAGGAAAGTATGTAGAAGGCAATACAAAGTAA
- a CDS encoding tetratricopeptide repeat protein → MKSRFQTAGFHLSLKFLIFNSLMFFCIAVNAQVKTTQQKADSLVSVYQNHTRDDSAKLVIVKQVYKQFMKLKNFDKSEVYVNKTIALANKIDQKKYAGDAYYNLGLFYHGFANYIKAEGNYYKAIEVYTAMNNLDMVGGTYLNLGALYNGIPDYAKALEANQKAIPIYLELKSEGDLASCYVNVAEIYQSLDQQVEAYNYLQKALKVFGVGNQSNRGLAVVYNMLGSTFIQASETELTKLGIASNQKYNKALEYLAKGLKVAEDLKDASVLGPIYQDLGTVYEASENKDLALISYIKAIEYTNKQDDKSYYAMSLLALSDFYTKENEYEKATSLLLEALKIAQLNKLLEVQRNAYQKLSTIEEKQGNFNQSLVYYRLYISFKDQIFNKEKENEITRRQLQLDFSIKENDYQLKQKITDVELQRQVFLARQQQQQLTLRKQELALSDKEKSLQRITFLKRQSDLENEKSVLDKQRLFALLAKTEKEKEIDVQSNELRVNKNVNTFLVVLATILFLSGAFVFYTQRKTARLNRIVSEQKRELENLSKVKDTIFSVVSHDMRSPVNSLISFIQLLEDGNISQGELTRYAGNLKNTLGYTSSMMENLLNWASSQMQGFEPIIEKFDIQLCIQEVLNSMLTIANQKGITIKNNIPSGTLCLADMNMTSLIVRNLISNAIKFTPNNGVIELNSIKDGKKVKISIMDNGIGMPTEQVVNFNTSTHLETGKSTYGTNKEKGTGIGLVLCKTFTKMMNGSLQANSKLNNGSVFTLSLPKAV, encoded by the coding sequence ATGAAAAGTAGGTTTCAAACAGCGGGTTTTCATCTTTCATTAAAGTTTTTGATATTCAATAGCTTGATGTTTTTCTGTATTGCCGTAAATGCTCAAGTAAAAACTACACAACAAAAAGCAGATAGTCTAGTTAGTGTTTATCAAAATCATACAAGAGATGATTCGGCGAAACTGGTTATCGTAAAGCAGGTTTACAAACAATTCATGAAGCTTAAAAACTTCGATAAAAGTGAAGTGTATGTAAATAAAACAATTGCATTGGCAAATAAGATCGATCAGAAAAAATATGCTGGTGATGCTTATTATAATCTTGGTCTTTTTTATCATGGTTTTGCCAATTACATTAAAGCCGAGGGGAATTATTATAAGGCTATTGAAGTTTACACGGCAATGAACAATTTAGATATGGTAGGTGGCACCTATTTGAACCTTGGAGCTTTATATAATGGTATTCCAGATTATGCCAAGGCATTAGAAGCAAATCAAAAAGCTATTCCAATTTATTTGGAACTCAAAAGTGAAGGAGATTTAGCAAGTTGTTATGTTAACGTTGCAGAAATTTATCAGAGCCTAGATCAGCAAGTAGAAGCTTACAATTATTTACAAAAAGCATTGAAGGTTTTTGGTGTGGGTAATCAAAGCAATAGAGGTTTAGCAGTAGTTTATAACATGCTTGGCTCTACTTTTATTCAAGCATCGGAAACTGAGCTTACAAAGCTAGGTATTGCTTCAAATCAAAAATATAATAAGGCGCTGGAGTACTTGGCAAAAGGCTTAAAAGTAGCGGAAGACTTAAAAGATGCATCTGTTTTAGGACCTATTTATCAAGATTTAGGAACTGTTTATGAAGCTAGTGAAAATAAGGATTTAGCACTTATTTCTTATATAAAAGCTATTGAATATACCAACAAGCAAGATGATAAAAGCTATTATGCCATGAGTTTATTGGCTTTAAGCGATTTTTATACTAAAGAAAATGAGTATGAAAAAGCAACGTCTTTATTGTTAGAGGCATTAAAAATTGCACAGCTAAACAAGTTGTTAGAGGTACAAAGAAACGCTTATCAAAAATTAAGTACAATAGAAGAAAAACAAGGAAATTTTAACCAGTCTCTAGTTTATTATAGGTTGTACATTTCATTTAAGGACCAAATTTTTAATAAGGAAAAAGAGAATGAAATTACAAGGAGGCAGTTGCAATTGGATTTCTCAATCAAGGAAAATGATTATCAACTTAAACAGAAAATAACGGATGTTGAACTGCAAAGGCAGGTTTTTTTGGCAAGACAACAACAACAACAATTGACCTTAAGAAAACAAGAATTAGCTTTAAGTGATAAGGAAAAAAGTTTACAACGCATTACTTTTCTTAAAAGACAATCAGATCTAGAAAACGAGAAAAGCGTTTTAGATAAACAACGTTTATTTGCCTTGCTGGCCAAAACAGAAAAAGAGAAAGAAATTGATGTTCAGAGCAATGAATTGAGGGTTAATAAAAATGTGAATACCTTTTTAGTTGTACTTGCTACTATTTTATTCTTATCTGGCGCATTTGTTTTTTATACACAGCGTAAAACAGCAAGGCTGAATAGGATAGTTTCAGAGCAGAAAAGAGAGCTTGAGAACTTGAGTAAGGTAAAAGACACCATATTTAGCGTTGTGAGCCACGATATGCGTTCTCCAGTTAATTCCTTGATTTCTTTTATACAGCTTTTAGAAGATGGAAATATTAGTCAGGGTGAATTAACTAGGTACGCTGGCAATCTTAAAAATACGTTAGGTTATACTTCTTCAATGATGGAAAATTTGCTGAACTGGGCATCGAGCCAGATGCAAGGTTTTGAACCAATTATAGAGAAATTCGATATTCAGCTTTGTATTCAGGAAGTGCTAAACTCTATGTTAACCATAGCTAATCAAAAAGGAATTACCATAAAAAATAATATTCCGTCAGGAACTCTGTGTTTAGCGGATATGAACATGACTTCCCTAATTGTAAGAAACCTGATCAGCAATGCAATTAAATTTACACCCAATAATGGTGTTATTGAATTAAACTCTATTAAAGACGGCAAAAAAGTAAAAATCAGTATAATGGATAATGGGATTGGAATGCCTACGGAACAAGTGGTTAACTTTAATACTTCTACCCATTTAGAGACAGGGAAAAGTACATACGGTACAAATAAAGAAAAAGGAACAGGTATTGGTTTGGTATTATGTAAAACCTTCACAAAAATGATGAATGGATCATTACAAGCAAATAGTAAACTTAATAATGGAAGTGTTTTTACCTTAAGTTTGCCAAAAGCTGTCTAA
- a CDS encoding thiamine pyrophosphate-dependent enzyme: MQSEGKVTTNQIDASELSFDDFKLIVINDYKIAVESRQASILGRREVLTGKAKFGIFGDGKEVPQIAMAKAFKKGDWRSGYYRDQTFAFATGISTIKEFFAQLYANPSVEADPSSAGRQMNCHFATRSLNEDGSWKDLTEIKNCSSDIAPTGGQMARLVGLAYASKLFRKNPELDYLKNFSVKGNEVAFGTIGNASTSEGVFFEAINAAGVLQVPMAISVWDDGYGISVPAKFQTTKEDISEILKGFQREEGTNGYEIFKVKGWDYPALCETYERAINVCREEHVPVLIHVTEVTQPQGHSTSGSHERYKEKDRLAWEKEHDCIIQMRKWMIESAIATDEQLNEIESEAKRTVKAVQKEAWDEFLTSIKQEQGQVIKMIHAFADGNAALIKIANQLASTPDALRREVLSSARKAIRLSVGTPSADRDVLVKWYLEQAEINEEKYSSKLFTDGKESPFLVDQVDAQYNEDSKMLDGRELLNACFDANFARDQRLVAFGEDLGHIGDVNQGFAGLQAKYGDLRITDTGIREATIIGQGIGLALRGLRPIAEIQYLDYLLYALNILSDDLASLSYRTKAGQKAPVIVRTRGHRLEGVWHSGSPMGMILGSLRGMHICVPRNMTQAAGMYNTLFRADEPALVIECLNGYRLKEKLPDNVGEFTVPLGKAEIIKEGTDITIVTYGSTLRIVEEAAEELEHLGISIEIIDPQTLLPFDTDQLCKKSLQKTNKLLVIDEDVPGGGTAFILQQILEVQQGYYLLDAQPKTLTAKAHRPPYGSDGDYFSKPSVDDVIEAVYAMMNESKPDQFPELFK; encoded by the coding sequence ATGCAGTCAGAAGGAAAAGTTACAACTAATCAAATTGATGCCTCAGAATTAAGTTTCGATGATTTTAAATTAATCGTAATTAATGACTATAAAATTGCTGTAGAGAGTCGTCAGGCTAGTATTTTAGGTAGACGAGAAGTTTTAACTGGTAAGGCGAAGTTTGGTATTTTTGGCGACGGAAAAGAAGTTCCTCAAATTGCCATGGCGAAGGCATTTAAAAAAGGTGACTGGCGCTCAGGCTATTACAGAGACCAGACTTTTGCATTTGCTACAGGAATTTCTACTATAAAGGAATTTTTTGCACAGTTGTATGCAAATCCGAGCGTAGAGGCAGACCCTTCTTCGGCTGGTCGACAAATGAATTGTCACTTTGCAACCCGCTCTTTAAATGAGGATGGCTCTTGGAAAGACTTAACGGAGATTAAAAACTGTTCGTCTGATATTGCACCAACAGGTGGTCAAATGGCACGTTTAGTTGGCTTAGCGTATGCTTCTAAGTTGTTTAGGAAAAACCCAGAACTAGATTATTTAAAAAACTTTTCTGTTAAAGGAAACGAAGTTGCTTTTGGTACCATAGGAAATGCTTCTACGTCTGAAGGTGTGTTTTTCGAAGCGATTAATGCAGCTGGTGTTTTACAAGTGCCAATGGCGATATCTGTTTGGGATGATGGTTATGGGATTTCTGTTCCTGCTAAATTTCAGACTACAAAAGAAGACATTTCGGAGATATTAAAAGGTTTCCAAAGGGAAGAAGGTACAAATGGCTACGAGATATTTAAGGTAAAAGGCTGGGATTATCCCGCTTTATGCGAAACCTACGAAAGAGCAATTAATGTTTGTAGAGAAGAGCATGTGCCTGTTTTAATACACGTTACCGAAGTTACGCAGCCACAAGGTCACTCTACCTCTGGCTCACATGAGCGATATAAAGAGAAAGATCGTTTAGCTTGGGAAAAAGAACACGATTGTATTATACAGATGCGCAAATGGATGATAGAATCGGCCATTGCTACTGACGAACAATTAAATGAAATAGAAAGCGAAGCAAAACGCACTGTAAAAGCTGTACAAAAAGAAGCTTGGGATGAGTTTTTAACTAGCATTAAGCAAGAGCAAGGTCAGGTTATAAAAATGATTCACGCTTTTGCGGATGGAAACGCAGCATTAATTAAAATTGCTAATCAATTAGCTTCAACACCAGATGCATTGCGAAGAGAAGTTTTATCTTCTGCTCGTAAAGCTATTCGTCTAAGTGTAGGTACTCCATCAGCAGATAGAGATGTTTTAGTGAAATGGTACTTAGAACAAGCAGAAATTAACGAAGAAAAATATAGTTCTAAACTATTTACAGACGGGAAAGAAAGTCCGTTTTTGGTAGATCAAGTTGATGCTCAATACAACGAAGACAGTAAAATGTTAGATGGTAGAGAGCTGTTAAATGCTTGTTTCGATGCTAACTTTGCTCGCGACCAACGTTTGGTGGCTTTTGGAGAAGATTTAGGACACATTGGTGATGTGAATCAAGGTTTTGCTGGTTTACAAGCTAAATATGGCGACTTAAGAATTACCGATACTGGCATCAGAGAAGCTACGATTATTGGTCAAGGTATAGGTTTAGCCTTACGTGGCTTAAGACCAATTGCCGAAATACAATACCTAGATTATTTATTATATGCTTTAAACATCTTAAGTGATGATTTAGCAAGTTTATCATACCGTACTAAAGCTGGTCAGAAAGCGCCAGTAATTGTACGCACACGTGGTCACCGTTTAGAAGGCGTTTGGCACTCTGGCTCACCTATGGGGATGATTTTAGGCTCATTGCGTGGCATGCACATCTGTGTTCCGCGTAACATGACACAAGCTGCAGGTATGTACAATACCTTATTTAGGGCAGATGAACCTGCATTGGTAATCGAATGTTTAAATGGCTATCGTTTAAAAGAGAAATTACCCGATAATGTTGGCGAGTTTACTGTCCCTTTGGGCAAAGCCGAAATTATTAAAGAAGGTACAGATATAACAATTGTTACTTATGGCTCTACCCTTAGAATTGTAGAAGAAGCTGCAGAGGAACTAGAACATTTAGGCATTTCAATAGAAATTATAGATCCGCAAACGCTTTTACCTTTTGATACTGATCAACTTTGTAAAAAGTCTTTACAGAAAACCAATAAATTGTTGGTTATTGATGAGGATGTGCCAGGAGGCGGAACAGCATTTATCTTGCAACAAATCTTAGAAGTACAACAAGGTTATTATTTATTAGATGCACAGCCTAAAACATTAACAGCAAAAGCTCACCGTCCGCCTTATGGTTCTGATGGGGATTATTTCAGTAAACCATCGGTAGATGATGTAATTGAAGCTGTTTACGCCATGATGAATGAAAGTAAACCTGATCAGTTTCCAGAGTTGTTTAAGTAA
- a CDS encoding LytTR family DNA-binding domain-containing protein, whose product MTNYKCLIVDDNEIERAAIAMHLRKINRLDIVAVCNNGIDAASVLLDQPIDIVFSDIDMPELSGMALLKSIKNAPIFIFITSFSEYAAESFNLDALDFIVKPATFERLLKASTKAIEYLDLKSSVTPNSNPLPLPESEDFFFIKETKGFTKLKYNDVIYIESMGDFSRIYTAQNNHITLINLKNLERQLPAEFVRIHKQYVINVNQIATISNYEVLLNHGHSAPISLINRKELIEKIAGKTLSRHIKE is encoded by the coding sequence ATGACAAATTATAAATGTTTAATTGTAGATGATAATGAAATTGAGCGTGCTGCAATAGCAATGCATTTACGCAAAATTAATAGACTCGACATTGTTGCCGTTTGTAATAATGGAATTGACGCTGCATCAGTCTTATTAGATCAGCCTATAGACATTGTTTTCTCTGATATCGATATGCCAGAGTTATCTGGAATGGCCTTGTTAAAAAGTATAAAAAATGCGCCAATCTTTATTTTCATTACTAGTTTCTCAGAATATGCTGCCGAGAGTTTTAATCTTGATGCTTTAGATTTTATAGTAAAGCCTGCAACTTTCGAACGTTTGTTAAAAGCAAGTACAAAAGCTATAGAATACCTTGATTTAAAAAGTTCGGTTACTCCGAACAGCAACCCACTTCCCCTACCAGAATCTGAAGATTTTTTCTTTATCAAAGAGACCAAGGGTTTTACTAAACTTAAATACAATGATGTGATCTACATTGAAAGCATGGGCGATTTTTCTAGAATATATACGGCTCAAAACAATCACATTACCTTAATTAACCTAAAAAACTTAGAGCGTCAATTACCTGCTGAATTTGTTAGAATTCACAAACAATACGTCATTAATGTAAATCAAATTGCCACCATATCTAATTATGAGGTATTGTTAAATCATGGCCATTCTGCTCCGATTAGCTTAATTAACAGAAAAGAATTAATAGAGAAGATAGCCGGCAAAACTTTATCTAGGCATATTAAAGAGTAG